Genomic DNA from Pseudomonas helmanticensis:
CACGCCAATTGCCACAGGGCATGCAGTTCGGATTTCGGCACATCCGGCAGGACGATGTTCTGCTCGTGGGCAATACGAATCTCGCCGAAACCGAAACGCTGCGACCAGTCGGCCACCGCCAGCATCTGCGCACCGGTGACGTCCCCCGGCGGCGAAGCCATGCCCGGTTTGGTCGACAGCACCACACTGGTGTAACCCGCCACCTTGTGCGGCTGCACATTGCGCGCGACCCAACGCGCGAACGCCGGGCTCTCGGCCAGGCGCGTGCCGAAATCCAGATCGGTGTCGGCCAGCACGCGGTAAGTCGGCGGTACGAAGGCACTGGCTACCCGCTGGTATTCAGTCTCGGTCAACTGCGCCGGACCGTCCTTGAGGTGCTGCCATTCCTCTTCGACTTCCCTGGCGAACGCCTCGATGCCGAGTGCCTTGACCAGAATCTTGATTCGCGCCTTGTACTTGTTGTCGCGCCGACCATGGCGGTTGTACACGCGCAAAACGGCCTCGACGTACGACAGCAGATGCTGCCACGGCAAACCTTCGCGGATTTGCAAACCGAGGATCGGCGTACGCCCCAAACCACCGCCGACGATCACCCGCAGGAGCATTTGCCCGTCGCGAGCGGGGTAAAGATACAGGCCGATGTCGTGCATCATGATCGCCGCGCGATCCTGCTTCGCCGAGCAGATGGCGATCTTGAATTTACGCGGCAGAAACAGGAACTCCGGGTTGATCGTCGACCACTGCCGGAGGATCTCGGCCAGCGGTCGCGGGTCGATCAGCTCATCTGCCGCAACCCCGGCAAACGCTTCCGTGGTGATGTTGCGCACGCAGTTGCCGGAGGTCTGGATCGCGTGCATGTTGACCTGAGCAAGGCGTTCGAGGATGTCCGGCACCTCGGCCAGTTCGATCCAGTTGAACTGCATGTTCTGCCGCGTGGTGAAGTGGCCGTAACCGCGGTCGTAATCGCTGGCAATGCTCGCCAATGTGCGCATCTGCTCGGCGCTGAGTGTGCCGTAAGGAATCGCCACCCGCAGCATGTACGCGTGTTTTTGCAGGTACAGGCCGTTTTGCAGGCGCAGCGGCAGAAACTCCTCTTCGCTCAATTCCCCGGCCATGAAGCGCTCGACCTGATCGCGAAACTGCGCGACGCGCTCGAACACCAGCGCCCGGTCGTAATCATCGTATTGATACATGCACACCTCATCAGAATTGATCACGGATCAAAACTGTGGGAGCGAGCCTGCTCGCGAATGCGGAGTGTCAGGCAACGGATTTGTTGTCTGACACTCCGCATTCGCGAGCAGGCTCGCTCCCACAGAATTTTCCCAGACTATGGCCGAACGGCGCAGCACGTTACAGATTCACCTGAAGTCATAAAAACCATATCAGGCCGCGGCAGAACGCCGCAGCCAGCACTTCAATCTGATCCGCACAAATGAACAATTCCTGAGCCTGTTTTGTTTCCGGCGGGGTTTCTACAGTGCAGCTCATGCCAGACCGGGTGGCCTGGCAAGACTTTGCAACCGTGGATGAACTGACGATGAGCACAGCAACAATCGGACAGGCTTATAACTACAAGGTCGTCCGCCAATTCGTCATTGCGACGATTTTCTGGGGTGTGGTGGGCATGGCGATGGGCGTGTTGATCGCCTCGCAACTGGTGTGGCCGGAGATGAACCTGGACCTGCCATGGACCACTTTCGGCCGCTTGCGCCCTTTGCACACCAGCCTGGTGATTTTCGGCTTCGCCGGCAGCGCACAATTCGCTGCGAGTTACTACGCGGTGCAGCGCACCTGCCAGGTGCGGCTGTATTCGGACACCCTCGCCGCGTTCACCTTCTGGGGCTGGCAATCGGTGATCGTGATTATGCTGATCACCTTGCCGATGGGCTACACCACCACCAAGGAATACGCCGAGATCGAGTTCTCCGGCGCGGTGTGGATGGCCGTCGTTTGGGTCGCCTATGCCGTGGTGTTCTTCACCACCGTGGTGCAGCGCAAGACCAAACACATCTACGTCGGTAACTGGTTTTTCGGCGCGTTCATTCTGGTGATCGCCATGCTCCATGTGGTCAATCACCTGTCGATCCCGGTCGACTGGTTCAAGTCATATCCGGTGTATGCCGGCGCCACCGATGCGATGGTGCAGTGGTGGTATGGGCACAACGCGGTGGGCTTTTTCCTCACCACCGGGTTCCTCGGGATGATGTATTACTTCGTGCCGAAGCAGGTCAATCGGCCGGTGTATTCGTACCGGTTGTCGATCGTGCATTTCTGGGCGCTGATCACCCTGTACATCTGGGCCGGCCCGCACCATTTGCACTACACCGCGCTGCCGGACTGGGCGCAATCGCTGGGCATGGCCATGTCGCTGATCCTGCTGGCACCAAGCTGGGGCGGGATGATCAACGGCATGATGACCTTGTCCGGTGCCTGGCATAAGTTGCGCACTGACCCGATTTTGCGCTTCCTCGTGTTGTCGCTGGCGTTCTACGGCATGTCGACATTCGAAGGGCCGATGATGGCGATCAAGACCGTCAATGCCCTCTCCCACTACACCGACTGGACCATCGGCCACGTGCACGCCGGGGCCTTGGGCTGGGTGGCGATGATCACCTTCGGCGCGACCTATCACATGGTGCCGAAAGTCTTTGGCCGCGAGCAGATGTACAGCACGCCGCTGATCAACCTGCACTTCTGGCTGGCAACCATTGGCACCGTTTTGTACATTGCCTCGATGTGGGTCAACGGCATCACCCAGGGCCTGATGTGGCGGGCGATCAACGAAGACGGCACGCTGACCTATTCGTTTGTCGAAGCGCTGCAGGCCAGTCATCCGGGGTTCATCGTGCGCTTTGCCGGCGGGGTGTTCTTCCTCACCGGGATGTTGCTGATGGCTTACAACGTCTGGCGCACGGTGCGGGTTGCCGACGTGGCGCTGGCCCACCGTGAAGCGCAGATCGCCTGAGGCAGGGAGCCGGACGTGACGGATATTTTTTTCAATGTGCTGGGCGTGGTGTTTCTGTGGCTGGCGGTCGAGTACTGCTTGCGGCGCGAGACGGCGGACAGCCTCGATGAGGCGAGCATGGTGCCGTTTGCCGATGACCCGGAGGTGGCACGGCGGGTTGAGCTGGCCACGGGTAAACCGGTGAAAGCGGTGGCGCCGGAAGTGGCGAAGCCGGGCTGGATCAATCTGGAGATGTGAGGCGTGTCAGGTGGGCTGCCCTCACCCTAGCCCTCTCCCAGAGGGAGAGGGAACTGAGCGAGTTGATCATTCGAGTTACACCGACCTGAAATATCAAGTCGAACTCAGGTTTTGGCCATCCCCCAATCGGCTCCCTTTACCCCCTCTCCCCCTTGGGGGCGGTCCGACGTTTCGGGAGAGTTGGGGTGAGGGGGTAAGCTCTTGATCTTAACCGCGCTCGCGCGGAATCAAACTCTGCAACTGCTGCGCCAGAAAGTTCGCATCAAAGGCAAATGTATCCGGATCCTTCAGGCCATTGGTCTTGCGCCACTGCCACTCGCCATTTGGCAGGCCGACCAGTGAAATGCTGCCATAACGCGCCGCCGTCAGCCCCATCACCGCAAGCGAGATCTGCCCTGCACTGCCCATCACATCCGGCACGAACTCCACCGGTTTGCCGGCAATCACAATGCTCAGCTTTTCTGTTTTGAAGGTCGAAGTTTCCACCGGCGTACTCGGCCCGAACGCAACATACGCCTCGCGGCTCACCTCCAGCAGATTCGGTGCCTGCACCGGTTCCAGCCATTGCTGAATCTCCCCGAACAGCGCGGTAATCCGTGTGGCCCATGCCGCGGATTGCGTTTCGAACAGTTGCTTCTTGTGCGCTTCACTTTCGGCATAGTGACGAAGCATCTCGCCCAGTTGCTGTACGTCGTTCATTGCGGTGTTCCTCGTAAAGGACCTGCGAAGCGTAATAGTGGCAGATCCCGGTCACGGCGTACGTTTAAGCTGCGAATCGCGCTGAAGCAGCACACCTGAGTGAAAGATCGACGGTACAGTCAGTGGCCGCTGGCATCGCACCGCGAACAGAAGGAAACTGCGGGCAGAGCTGAACGTTCGACACCGACATTTGCCAGAGGAAATCCAATGCGCACCATCGGCCTTATCGGCGGCATGAGCTGGGAGTCCAGCGCCGAATATTATCGCCTGATCAACCAACAGGTCCGGGATCGTCTCGGCCCGCTGCGCTCAGCGCAGATGCTCATGTACAACGTCGACTTCGGCCCGGTCGAACAGGCTCAGCACGCCGGGCGTTGGGATGATGCGGCGGCGATTCTGGTGAAGGCCGCGCGCAGCCTTGAAGCCGGCGGTGCGGAGTGTGTGGTGCTGTGTACCAACACCATGCACAAGGTGGCGGAGCAGATTCAGGCGGCGATCAGTATCCCATTCCTGCACATTGCCGAACCGGCTGCACACGCCGCGCTGGCCATTGACGCGCGCACCGTAGGCCTGCTTGGCACGGCGTTCACCATGGAGCAGGATTTCCTCAAGCAACGCCTGATCGCTCAGGGTTTGACGGTACTGGTGCCGGACGAAGCCGAGCGCAAAGAGGTGCACCGGATCATCTACGACGAACTCTGTGTCGGTGTGATCAGTGAACCGTCGCGGCAAATCTATCAGCGGGTGATCGAATCGCTGACCGCGCGTGGCGCCCAGGCAATCATCCTCGGCTGCACCGAAATCGGCATGCTGATCAAACCTGAACACAGCGCCCTGCCCCTGCTCGACACCACCGAGCTGCATGCGCAGTCGGCGGTGGCGTTCGCGCTCGGCGACTGACTCAGGTTTTCGCACGAGTGCGCAGGCGGGCCATGCTCAGGGTGTCGACCCAGTGCCCGTCGCGCACGGCGTAGTCGCGGAACAGGCCTTCGGTTTCGAAGCCGAATTTCTGATAGAGACCGATCGCCGCTTCGTTATCGGCATAGACCGTGAGTTCGACACGGTGCAGATTCATCCAGTTGTCGGCGACGTCGAGGGCGGCGGCCAGCAACGTCGAACCGACACCCTTGCCCTGCCACGCCACCGCGACCGCCATGCCGAAACTGCCGGCGTGCGCCCGGCGCATCCGCGAGTGGGCTTCGAGGCCGAGATTGCCGATCACCACGCCCTGATGCAGCGCCACCAGTTTCACCGCGCGTTCATTGTCTGCCAGCAGGCGTTGCCGCCAGACCTCGGTGGACTGGAACGGCATCTGCAACACCTGCCGTGCCACGGCCGGATCGTTGTAGAGCGCGGTGATGCCCTCGATGTGCGATTCGTTGAAGCGTTCGAGGTGAATGGCGGGATTGTGCTCAGGCATGGCTGATCCTTCCTGGATCGATGTGTGACCGTCCACTCTAAACCGCCCACCTCAACACATACAAACGGTAGGAGCTGCCGCAGGCTGCGATCTTTTGATCTTGATCTTGATCTTGATTTTTAATTTTAGAAAAAACAGATCAAAAGATCGCAGCCTGCGGTAGCTCCTACAGGGGTGGTTATTCGAACCATTCGTGGCGTTCGTTGAAGGTGTGGTGGATGAGGTCCAGCAGGGTTTGCACTTCGGTGATCTCTTGCGATTCGGCATTCACCGCCAGCCAGGCCTGCAATTGCATCGGTTCAGCGAACAGCCCCGGCAGCGCGATCAGGCCCCGATCGAAGCGGCTCATGTAGGCCGGCAACAACCCGATGCAGGCGCTGCAGCGGATCATCTCCAGCATCAATTCGTAGGACTGCATCTGCACCACCCCGGCCAGACGCTGTTCGACCAGTTCATTCCACGGCCGGAAGCTGTCGATCTGCCGATCATGTTGCCATTGCACGAGCATGAAGTCAGCGAGGTCGTCGGGGGTGTCCGGGCGTGCGGTGACGCGGGAGTAGCGCTTGGCAATGTGAGGCAGGTAATCAAGCTTCGCCAGGCGTTGCGGTTTGCCAATGGCGAACGTCGGCCCGGGGTAAGGCGTATCGCCGTGGGCCAGCCACAGGACGATGTCGGCACTCACTGCACGCAGCGACAGTTCGCTGTCCAGCGCGATGATTTCCAGGCGCACGCTGGCGTTGCGGCGCAGCAGTGCGATGAGGTCGCGGCCGAGGATGTCGTGCAGGATCGACTCGGCGACGGCGAGGCGAATCAAGGGTTGTTCGATCACCGGCAGTTTGCGTTCGTTGGCCAGCGCGACGAGTTTGGCCTGCAGTTGTTGGCCTTCACGGGTAAGGCTCAAGGCGCTGCCTTGAAAGCTGAACAGTGAATGCTCGAGTTCCTGCTCAAGTTGCGCCAGCTGTTTGCGCAGCAGGGTCGAACGCACATTGAGGCTACGCGCCGCCTGCATGAAACAGCCACAGCGGGCGCTGACCAGAAAATACTGCGCAATATCGCCATCGATCGCGGCAGCCTGTATCAGCCAGGAATCGCCCTTGTCCTGCGCCCAGCGATACTCGGCGCTGCCCTGTCGTCCTGCGGGTTCGGTGAATGACATCGATGACTCCCTGTCGATCTTTGTATTTGTCGTTACGCAGCTCCCCTGTAGGAGTGAGCCTGCTCGCGATAGCGGTGGGTCAGGTAAGTCAATGTCAATTGACAGGCCGCTATCGCGAGCAGGCTCACTCCTACAGGGGGCAATGTGTGTCAGTTGCCGAGGACTTTGTTCAGTTCAGCACCATCAATGCTCAGCGTCGCGGTGTTGAGCATGCCGTCCAGGTAGGCCTGGGCGATTTGCTCCTGACGTTGCGCACGCAAGGCCTGGGTCAGTTGATCGCGCAGTTCATCGAGGGTCGCAGTGCGCGCCGGTTGTTGCTCGGTGAGTTTGATCACGTGGAAACCGGCAGCACTTTGCAGCGGATCGGAAACCGCACCGACCTTGAGTCGTGCCACGGCGCCACGCACTTCCGGCACCAATTGCTGCAAAGGTTGCAGCCCACTATCACCGCCGCGCTCAGCAGTGACGCGATCCTGCGAATATTGAGTCGCCAGTGCAGCAAATTCCACCGGCGTCGCCTGAGCTTTTTTGCTCAATTCGGCAGCCTGTTTGCGCACCGCTTCAACAGCCTGAGGATCACTCACGCCGAGGAAAATCTGACTGACCCGATACAGCGCCGGGGTCTGCCAGTTCGCTTTGCCGGCGTCATACGCCTGCTGCAACTCGGCGGCACTCGGATACTCCGCCGGCACCTCGCTGACCGAACGCAAATAATCGCGAAAGACGATCTGCTCGCTCGCGGCACGCGTTTGCCGCGCCACGTCCGGGCGCTGCGCCCAGCCTTGCGCATCGGCCTGCTCCAGCACCGCTTTCTCGGCCAGACGGGTACGGATCCAGCGCTCCAGCGCTTGGCGATTACCGCGCAATTGTTCGCGGGTCTCGGCTGGAACCGATGCGAGCAACGCCTGCAACTCCTCCGGCGTCACCTGCTGATTGCCCAACCGTGCCAGCGCCGGCCCGCCGGCAATCGCCGCCAGCGGCGACGATTGCTGGGCGGCGACCGGGTCATTGCCCGGTCGCACCACCAGCGCCACGGCCACCACCAACAGCGCCACCGCAGCGGCGCTGATCACCATGGCAGGCTTTTTCACAGCGCGACTTCCTCTTCTTCGGCCACCGCGACTTTCGCGGTTTGCGCTGCACCGGCCTGGGTGAAATCACGCAGATAAACGATGAATTCCTGCAACAGGCGATCCCACAATTCCAGATTGCCGCGCAGGTGATCGTTGCTCACACCGGCGGCCACCACCACGTCCATTTCCATCACCAGAAACTCGCCCTGCAACGACAACCGCGCGAAACGCCGCGTGGCGTTCCACTGCTCGGCCACACCCTGCGGCAACTCACCCTGCACGCGCAGCGCACAGCTGAAGGTGAAGTCGACGTAGCTGCCCTGCTCCACCGCCGCATTGCCGAAACGCACGGCGTAACCAATGCCCTGGCTGGCGCTGAGCAGCTGGACGATGCCGTTCTGCTCGGTTTCGTTAACGCGATAACCGGCGGCTTGCAGGACTTCGGTCAGGGATTTTGGCGATACGTGGGAGATCAATTGAGTCATCGTTTCTTCCTTGTTTATCCGTCTTTTAAATCAGTGCGAGAGCGCGGCTTGCGGCGCGTCGAATTGAGTCTTGTAAAGGTCATCGCCGAACCCCTGGGCCAGTTCATCGAACTTGACCCGGGCGCTGCCCGCGAAGGGCTGGCGGATCTTCATCACCTCGGCCACATCGATGTTTTCGTAGGCGGTGAGGATCTGTTTGGCGACGCCGTACATCTGCTGATTCTTGACTGAACATTGCTGCACTTGTGTGTCACGTTCAGTCAATTGCGCTTGAAGCTTAGACCGTTCTGCTTCTTTGGCACGGGCCATCACCAGCAAGTCGTCATAGGCTTTCTTGAACTTGCCGGTCTGCTCGGCGCTGGCCGCCACTTGCGCCTGAGCCTGGCTGTGCAGGCTCTGTTGCTGCCCGGAAAGCTGCTCGGCGAGGCCTTTGGCCTTGGCCAGTTCAGCGCTCAATTGCTTGATTTGCGCCTGCGCCGCCTTGACCTCGTTCTGCGCCGCCAGTTGTGCAGCGCTGGCCTGGGCCTGCTGGCTTTGCAGTGCCTGCAACTGCTGGGCGGTGCTGCGCAACTGGGTGCGCAAGCGCTCTTCCATGCCTTCGGCATTCGCCCCGGTGGCGATCAACAATCCAAGCCCAAGCGATAACAAACGCGTTTTCATAACCCTCTCCCGGCGCCTTAGAAGCGCGTGTTGAGCTCAAGCTGCAAGACGTCGATGTCGAACGGCGCGCCGTACACCGCTTCGGTACTCATCCAGCGACCCGTCGCATAAACGTTCTTCGCCAGACCGTAGTTGCCGCCGATGAAATAGCCCTTGGCGTTGGTGCCGCCGAGGTGGAACGAGGAGTCGTTGAAGCCGTCCGGCAAGGCATCCGGCTGGATGTATTTGTAGCCGGCGAACAGGTTCCAGTCGCCCTGCTTCTTCAGCTCCAGCGCGCTGCCGAGGGTGAACTGCACCATCCATGCATTGGCACCGCTTTCGATGTTGCCGTTGCTGTCGAGGTTGTTGACGATCTGCCCGGCAGAACGCTTGCGCATCTCGCCTTCGTCGTAGCTGAGGTTGTGGATGTAGTTGCCCTGGCTGCGCAACTTGAAATCTTCCGGCAAGTCGGCGTCCCACACCACGTTCAGATCCAGCAGGTTGAACTCGGAGGCCAGGCCAACGAATTGCGGCTGTGGCGTGGTGCTCGGGTTGAGCGGGTTCGGGGTGATGTCGCGCAGCAGGAACACGCTGTTGCCCTTCTGCATGAACGCCGCGCGGGTGCCGTCGCTGTCGCAACCCGGTGCGCCGGCCCACGGTTCGCAAGGGCTGGAACGTTCGCCCTGGATGTCGTCGAAACGGTAGTAAGCCAGTGCGCCCTTCAAGCGGTTGTTGCTGTTGATCGCCCACTTGGCGCCGACCTGTGCGCCGTACAACCACTTGTTGTCGCTCTCTTCCTTGTCGAAGCCGTTGCTGCTGGTGGTGTCGTTGGTGTAATCCACCGGGAACGCGCCGACAGTACCGAACACACCCCAATCGCGGTTGAGCTTGTGGTCGAAGATCGCCGCCACGCCGTCGAAATTCAAGTCGTTGGAATAGAGCATGTCGGTGGACATGAACGGGTTGGCGAAGCGCCCGCCAGTCAGGGTCAGTTCATCCGTCGGCTTCCAGTTCAGGTAACCCTGATCGAGCCAGATGTCCTTCTTGGCGAAACCGCCGCCGAGGCTTTGCGTGGTCGACACCGGGTTGTTGTCCGAGCCGGTGCCGATGCGAATACCGGCGGTCCATTCCGGCGAGATCACCGCTTTCATGCCCAGCCGTGCGCGGATACGGAACTGATTGGTGCGGTCTTCGCGGGTGTTGAGCAGCGGCGGCAGACTGGTGCTGCTGTTCGGATTGACGTCGTACGGGCCGTTGTTGTTGAGCTTGGCGAAGTCGACGATTTCGTTGCTGTTGGTATCCGAGTAGTAGCGCGATTCATCACGCAGACGAATGTCGCCATCAAAACTGATGCGCGAAGCCCAGTCCGGGAAGGTGTTGGGCGCGGCCCAGTTTTCCTGTTTGGCGGTGGCCATGACTTCGGCTTTGACCTGATCGCGGATCTGGTCGCGCACCGCTGCCGGCACGTATTGCACTCGCACATCACCCGGCGCCGCCACTGGCCCGGCCGCAACAGCGGTGGACGCCGCAGCCTGCTTGGCTTGGGCGGCTTCATTTTGTGCCTGGGCAATCAATGCGTCGGCCTTGTCCTGTTTCAAAATGCCCTGCTCGACCAGCAAGCGGATCAGATTGATCGTGGCGTTCTCCGAAGGCGCGGGCGCAGGCGCTGCCACGGCCTGACCGACCAGGGTCGCAACGACCATGCCGACCGCCAGGGACAATCGATTCACGTTGGAAATCATCTGCACACAACTCCTTTTGGCAAAGCTTGAAGGCTTGGCAATAAATATTCGGTTAACCCGGACGCCGCCCTTGCAGGGACAGGCGCACAGGCAAAGTGATAGAGGCCGGAGGCCGTTCGCTGAGGGCCGGCGCACCGCGCAGCGCGGCCAACACTTGCGTATCGATGTCGGGGTTGCCGCTGGACTTGATCAGCTCGACCCGGGTGATTTCGCCGACGCTGCTCAGCCAGACATCGGCCTGCAACGAGAACGCGAGGTTGCGCAGCTCAGGGTTCTCACGCAGCAAGCGCTGGAAGGTGAACGCCAGAAACTGGCTGTACGTCCCCGTGCCCAAACGTCCGCCGCCAGTGCCAGCCATACCGCCGCCCTTACCCGCGCCGATGTTGAAAGCGTCGCTGCCAGACTGTGCGTCACCGTCCATTTGCATCGGGTTGGCCAGATCGTCCGCCGGTGATGGCGGTGCTTCTTCCTCGGGCTTGACCTCTTGCGGCTCCGGCGTTGGCTCCGGCTCGACGACTTTTTCTTCCACCGGGGTCTCAGGTTCCGGCGGTTTCTCCGGCGGCGGAGGTGGCGGTGGCGGCAACGGAATGATCGTCGGCACCTTCGGCGCTTCGCGGCGGATGCCGCTCATGTCGTTGGCCCACTGCCACAGAAACCACGCGGCGAGCGCGCCGATCAGTAATCCGGCGCCCCACTTGGCATAACGCAGCGCGGGCTTTTTCACCGGCAACGGCTCGATCGGGAGTTGTGCGGTCATGACTCAGCCCTGACTCGGTTTGCCGGTGACGAGACCGACCTGGGACAGTTCGAGCCGGCGCAACAGATCCAGCACTTCGATGACTTTCTGGTATTGCACCGTCGCGTCGCCGCGCACGATCACCGGGAAGTCCGGACTCTGCGCCTTCTCGATGCGCAGGCGTTCTTCCAGCTCGGCCAGGGTCACCGGATAAGCGTCGAGGAACACCTGGCCGCCATCGTTGACCGAGATCGCCTTGGTCTTGGCTTCCGACAGCGATACGGCGGCGCTGGCCTTGGGCAGGTTGATCTGGATCCCGGAGACCTGCGCGGTCGCGGTGAGGATGAACATCACCAGCACCACCATCAGCACGTCGACCAGCGGGGTGATGTTGATGCTGTCCACCGCTGCATCTTCGTCATCGTCGTGGGAGGCATTTACAGACGCCATGTCAATGCTCCTCAGGCCGGTACGGAGTGGTTGGCGTGATGGCCGCGATGCGACGCCTCACTGAACTGGCTCTCGCCGTGCATCTCCGCCAGACGGGTGATGAACTCGTCGACGAACACGCGCATGTCGGCGCTGACTTCCTTGTTGCGGGTGATCAGGCGGTTGTAGCCAAACAGCGCCGGGATCGCGACGAACAGACCCATCGCGGTAGCGAGCAAAGCGGCGGCCATACCGGGTGCGATGGCATTGATGTTGACGTCGCCGGCCATTGCGGTGCCGAGGAACACCACCATGATCCCCAACACGGTGCCGAGCAGGCCGATGTATGGGCCGCCGGCGATGGCGTTGGACAGGGTCGAGAGCTTCGAGCTGAGCTGCTGGTTTTCGCGGGTGCGCACGCCGTCCATCGAGCAGCGGATCGCTTCGATAGTCGCTGCGGAAACCGACGAGGTATCGGCGCCCTGCTCACGCCGGGTGCGGATCTCTTTGACCGCCACCAGATACAGACGCCACAGCGACGAATGCTGCAGGCGCTGGGCGAGTTGCGCGTCGTCGGCGAACATCTCCAGACGCGTGCCGACCTTGGCGAACTGCACGCGGAAGTCTTCGTTGGCGGCAGACACGCGGCTGAGGGTGCGGTTCTTGCGCAGCATGATGATCCACGACTGAAACATCATCAGCACCAGCACGGCGATGATCACCCAGGCGTCGATGGGTACGGCGTTGAGCAGGAAGCCGAGGCTGCCGAAACCGAACCCGGACTGTTCTTCATCGACACCGTAAGCCACCAGCTTCGACTCGGCGCCCTGCGAGGTCGCGTCGGCCAGCAACAGCGGCGCCGGACGGGCGACTTTCGACAGGCGCAGTTCATCGATGGCGCCTACGAACGGCTGGAATGGACCTTCGTGCAGGTCGGCGCCGATAGCCATCACCGAGTTGAAAGCCGGCATCGCCTGAGCGAGAGTCGCGCCTTCACGGCCATTGATGTAAAGGGTGACTTTCGCGCCTTCAGCGGTCAGTGCGACGTGTTGCCATTGGCCCGGATTCAGCGCTTGCGTGGCGACGGCGCGTTGACCATCGATCTCCACAAACGGCACGCCTTGGTTGGCACCGATCAGCAGGCTGTTGGCGCCTTCACGACGGGTGAGAATCAGTTGCTCGCCATTGGCCTGGTCCAGACGCAACCAGGCACTGAAGGTGAACGCACTGCCGGCGTTGTGCTGCAACGAAGGACTGGCTGGCAGCAACAACGGCTGGCCGCTGAACTGCAACGCACGCCCTACTACACCGTCAATCGCCGCGCCGGTCGCACTTTGCGCGGTGTTGCCGTAGGCGGTGGTGTCTTTGGCCGGGGTGCCGGTGGCGCCCTCGAAGTGATACAGCACGGTGTAATTCGGGTCGAAGGTCAGTTGGCCGTTGCCGGTCGCCGGGGCCTTTTGATTGCCGTAATACATCCAGATGTCCTGGCGCTGACCGCCCTCGACATTCGGCACATCGACCCAGATCAGCGCCATGCCCATCAGCGCGTCAAAGCTTTCGATCTGATGATTGAGCACGGTCTTGTCATCGGCGGCGACAAAGCGCAGATCCGAACCATCCTCCTTCACCCCGTCAAAGGTGAAGTTGCCGGTGTGCAGGCGCACCAGCAGCGCGGTGCGGCCGAGGGCCTGATTGATCGCCGCGCCTTGTGGCGTGGTGTCGACGGCAATCTGTTTGCGGTAGTGCCAGTCGTCCTGCCACCAGGCCTGAGCCGTGGCCGGGAGCACGAAGCCCAGGC
This window encodes:
- a CDS encoding YbjN domain-containing protein, which produces MTQLISHVSPKSLTEVLQAAGYRVNETEQNGIVQLLSASQGIGYAVRFGNAAVEQGSYVDFTFSCALRVQGELPQGVAEQWNATRRFARLSLQGEFLVMEMDVVVAAGVSNDHLRGNLELWDRLLQEFIVYLRDFTQAGAAQTAKVAVAEEEEVAL
- a CDS encoding DNA repair protein; protein product: MKTRLLSLGLGLLIATGANAEGMEERLRTQLRSTAQQLQALQSQQAQASAAQLAAQNEVKAAQAQIKQLSAELAKAKGLAEQLSGQQQSLHSQAQAQVAASAEQTGKFKKAYDDLLVMARAKEAERSKLQAQLTERDTQVQQCSVKNQQMYGVAKQILTAYENIDVAEVMKIRQPFAGSARVKFDELAQGFGDDLYKTQFDAPQAALSH
- a CDS encoding putative porin, producing MISNVNRLSLAVGMVVATLVGQAVAAPAPAPSENATINLIRLLVEQGILKQDKADALIAQAQNEAAQAKQAAASTAVAAGPVAAPGDVRVQYVPAAVRDQIRDQVKAEVMATAKQENWAAPNTFPDWASRISFDGDIRLRDESRYYSDTNSNEIVDFAKLNNNGPYDVNPNSSTSLPPLLNTREDRTNQFRIRARLGMKAVISPEWTAGIRIGTGSDNNPVSTTQSLGGGFAKKDIWLDQGYLNWKPTDELTLTGGRFANPFMSTDMLYSNDLNFDGVAAIFDHKLNRDWGVFGTVGAFPVDYTNDTTSSNGFDKEESDNKWLYGAQVGAKWAINSNNRLKGALAYYRFDDIQGERSSPCEPWAGAPGCDSDGTRAAFMQKGNSVFLLRDITPNPLNPSTTPQPQFVGLASEFNLLDLNVVWDADLPEDFKLRSQGNYIHNLSYDEGEMRKRSAGQIVNNLDSNGNIESGANAWMVQFTLGSALELKKQGDWNLFAGYKYIQPDALPDGFNDSSFHLGGTNAKGYFIGGNYGLAKNVYATGRWMSTEAVYGAPFDIDVLQLELNTRF
- a CDS encoding energy transducer TonB family protein — encoded protein: MTAQLPIEPLPVKKPALRYAKWGAGLLIGALAAWFLWQWANDMSGIRREAPKVPTIIPLPPPPPPPPEKPPEPETPVEEKVVEPEPTPEPQEVKPEEEAPPSPADDLANPMQMDGDAQSGSDAFNIGAGKGGGMAGTGGGRLGTGTYSQFLAFTFQRLLRENPELRNLAFSLQADVWLSSVGEITRVELIKSSGNPDIDTQVLAALRGAPALSERPPASITLPVRLSLQGRRPG
- a CDS encoding ExbD/TolR family protein produces the protein MASVNASHDDDEDAAVDSINITPLVDVLMVVLVMFILTATAQVSGIQINLPKASAAVSLSEAKTKAISVNDGGQVFLDAYPVTLAELEERLRIEKAQSPDFPVIVRGDATVQYQKVIEVLDLLRRLELSQVGLVTGKPSQG
- a CDS encoding DUF2341 domain-containing protein translates to MQRLFLSLLICLGFVLPATAQAWWQDDWHYRKQIAVDTTPQGAAINQALGRTALLVRLHTGNFTFDGVKEDGSDLRFVAADDKTVLNHQIESFDALMGMALIWVDVPNVEGGQRQDIWMYYGNQKAPATGNGQLTFDPNYTVLYHFEGATGTPAKDTTAYGNTAQSATGAAIDGVVGRALQFSGQPLLLPASPSLQHNAGSAFTFSAWLRLDQANGEQLILTRREGANSLLIGANQGVPFVEIDGQRAVATQALNPGQWQHVALTAEGAKVTLYINGREGATLAQAMPAFNSVMAIGADLHEGPFQPFVGAIDELRLSKVARPAPLLLADATSQGAESKLVAYGVDEEQSGFGFGSLGFLLNAVPIDAWVIIAVLVLMMFQSWIIMLRKNRTLSRVSAANEDFRVQFAKVGTRLEMFADDAQLAQRLQHSSLWRLYLVAVKEIRTRREQGADTSSVSAATIEAIRCSMDGVRTRENQQLSSKLSTLSNAIAGGPYIGLLGTVLGIMVVFLGTAMAGDVNINAIAPGMAAALLATAMGLFVAIPALFGYNRLITRNKEVSADMRVFVDEFITRLAEMHGESQFSEASHRGHHANHSVPA